One window of the Helicoverpa zea isolate HzStark_Cry1AcR chromosome 7, ilHelZeax1.1, whole genome shotgun sequence genome contains the following:
- the LOC124632092 gene encoding U-scoloptoxin(05)-Er1a: protein MMSLQEKVFLYICISFTMFKTVYSINCYQCSGTDSNNPFQCNEFLESDVDLVPNDCATIHDAQYCIKHVGRYEGSSLECYQCNTSATMECGDGLMSLDGGILKPLSCDHVYNAQYCIKLTGGISTKRFCSSLDLGNYCNYVQQPGDKLEYRTCIYTCSTDGCNAGTSLKTSLLSVITAFLLKYIVL from the exons ATGATGAGCCTTCAAGAGAAAGTCTTCCTTTACATTTGCATATCATTTACAATGTTTAAAACAG tttattctaTAAACTGCTACCAGTGTTCAGGAACGGACTCGAATAATCCGTTTCAATGTAATGAGTTCTTAGAGAGTGATGTTGATTTGGTACCTAATGACTGTGCGACAATACATGACGCTCAGTACTGTATCAAACATGTTGGACGATACGAAG GTTCATCGTTAGAATGTTATCAGTGCAACACTTCAGCAACTATGGAATGTGGTGATGGCCTAATGTCTCTAGACGGTGGCATACTGAAGCCGTTGTCTTGTGACCACGTGTACAATGCTCAGTACTGCATCAAACTAACAG GAGGTATCAGCACAAAAAGGTTCTGTTCATCATTAGATCTAGGGAATTACTGTAACTATGTTCAGCAGCCAGGTGACAAACTTGAGTACAGGACTTGTATCTACACATGTAGCACAGATGGTTGCAATGCCGGAACAAGTTTGAAGACTTCACTTCTGTCTGTAATCACAGCTTTTCTTCTCAAATATATTGTATTATAA